A stretch of the Bombyx mori chromosome 12, ASM3026992v2 genome encodes the following:
- the LOC101739550 gene encoding ecdysone oxidase, which produces MSLLLSVTKILTLAKLLQTIFTALSLLQYDAVDYPDQAVVQDGQAFDFVVIGAGSAGCVVANRLTEISDWNVLLIEAGDNPPLTSKIPGLFSFVDYSEADWNYYTVNDFYSSQAHKTKNIHYTRGKMLGGSSGANYMFYVRGNKADYDSWAEQGNPGWNWDAVLKYFKKSEKLNDVSTLRSKSAELHGLDGYLGVTKPSWNKYSKKYFSAFKEAGYNVLKDTNGPEQLGYSHLQYTVDDSIRQSTATAFLGPIKDRKNLFVLKNALATKIIFDYNRKAVGVELILKKFKMIRVLAKKEVILSAGAINSPQLLMLSGIGPSLHLIEKNIKVLVDSPNVGQNLIDHPITVLNIAGGNDINTVIDNLFILSNLDKFPTPVFIGHGALNKSQSIPDYQACVFPLPMYSPLSLLVCSFTYGLVDEICNTFSNVVKKSEMVFVMLSLLHPKSRGEVKLATKIPYDKPRIYTGYYSNDEDLEKHARSVEDFLKILNTTLFRSVNAHVVDMHVPQCKFLPLGSHEYWKCHILNTASTEWHPSGTCAMGPTGVVDERLRVRGVSGLRVVDASVIPIIPSANTNAPTIMIAENACDMIKTDYGINVSLFPKI; this is translated from the exons ATGTCGTTGCTATTGAGCGTCACTAAAATACTTACTTTAGCGAAATTATTGCAAACGATCTTCACCGCCTTATCATTGTTACAATATGACGCGGTAGACTATCCAGACCAAGCTGTTGTTCAAG ATGGTCAAGCGTTTGATTTCGTGGTAATTGGAGCAGGTTCAGCCGGATGTGTTGTGGCCAATAGACTTACTGAAATCTCTGATTGGAATGTACTCCTCATAGAGGCGGGCGATAATCCCCCACTTACATCGAAA ATTCCTGGACTCTTCTCATTTGTAGATTATTCAGAAGCAGACTGGAACTATTATACAGTCAATGACTTTTATTCGAGCCAAGCacataaaactaaaaacattCATTATACCCGTGGCAAAATGTTGGGCGGTTCCTCTGGTGCCAATTACATGTTCTACGTCAGGGGAAATAAGGCGGATTACGATAGCTGGGCCGAACAAGGAAACCCTGGTTGGAATTGGGACGCAGTcttaaaatatttcaagaaGAGCGAGAAACTAAACGACGTGTCTACTTTGCGTAGCAAATCGGCTGAGCTGCATGGACTGGACGGATATCTCGGTGTTACGAAACCAAGTTGGaataaatattctaaaaaatacttttcagcGTTCAAAGAAGCCGGATATAACGTTTTGAAAGACACTAATGGGCCTGAACAGCTTGGCTACTCTCATTTGCAATACACTGTTGATGACAGTATTCGTCAAAGTACAGCCACTGCTTTTTTAGGACCTATCAAAGATCGTAAAAACTTATTTGTCTTAAAAAACGCATTAGCCACGAAAATTATTTTCGATTATAATAGAAAAGCCGTTGGTGTTGAATTGATACTTAAGAAATTCAAAATGATTCGTGTATTAGCAAAAAAAGAAGTAATATTATCTGCAGGTGCAATTAACAGTCCACAGTTGTTGATGCTCTCTGGAATCGGGCCAAGTCTTCATTTAATAGAAAAGAATATTAAAGTGCTAGTTGATTCACCAAATGTAGGACAAAATTTAATAGATCATCCAATAACTGTCCTAAACATTGCCGGTGGTAACGACATCAATACTGTTATAGACAACCTATTCATTCTTTCCAATTTAGATAAATTCCCTACGCCTGTCTTTATCGGACACGGCGCTCTTAATAAATCACAAAGTATTCCAGATTATCAAGCATGTGTCTTTCCTCTCCCTATGTATTCACCCTTATCGTTGTTGGTTTGTTCATTCACATACGGATTAGTCGACGAAATTTGTAATACATTCAGTAATGTTGTCAAAAAGAGCGAAATGGTTTTCGTTATGTTGTCTCTTTTACATCCAAAATCGAGAGGTGAAGTTAAACTAGCCACGAAAATCCCATATGATAAACCTCGCATATATACGGGATATTATAGCAACGATGAGGATTTAGAAAAACATGCTCGTAGTGTGGAGGATTTCCTTAAAATACTTAATACTACATTGTTTCGAAGTGTTAATGCGCATGTAGTTGATATGCACGTACCGCAATGCAAATTTTTACCATTGGGCAGTCACGAATATTGGAAATGTCATATTTTGAATACAGCTTCGACAGAATGGCATCCTTCGGGTACTTGCGCGATGGGCCCAACGGGTGTGGTTGACGAGAGGCTACGAGTAAGAGGCGTTTCTGGTCTAAGAGTAGTAGATGCAAGCGTTATCCCTATCATACCGAGTGCTAACACCAATGCTCCAACTATAATGATCGCTGAAAACGCTTGTGACATGATCAAAACTGATTATGGTATAAACGTATCACTTTTTCCcaaaatctaa
- the LOC134198709 gene encoding glucose dehydrogenase [FAD, quinone]-like — MYYVRGNRHDYDSWEGMGNKGWDYESVLPYFIKSERLGDDTILKSPSRSFHGTKGYLGVTKPSWGDKVDFTEFEQNERKHLLDFNGPEQMGYALPTFTVADNVRQSTGYAFLRPIKKRKNLFLSRKSFVRKVLFNDAKEAKAIEVMQNGKILIIKARQEIIISAGAINSPQLLMLQGSAQKSI, encoded by the coding sequence ATGTATTACGTTCGAGGGAACAGACACGACTATGACTCTTGGGAAGGAATGGGCAACAAAGGTTGGGACTACGAATCAGTACtaccatattttattaaaagtgaACGACTTGGAGATGACACAATATTGAAAAGCCCTTCTAGATCTTTCCACGGGACAAAGGGATATCTCGGTGTTACGAAACCGAGCTGGGGAGACAAAGTAGATTTTACAGAATTCGAACAAAACGAACGTAAGCATCTATTGGACTTCAACGGACCGGAGCAGATGGGTTACGCACTACCGACATTTACTGTTGCTGATAATGTTCGCCAGAGCACAGGCTACGCTTTTTTGAGACCcataaaaaaacgtaaaaatttGTTTCTTTCAAGAAAGTCTTTCGTCaggaaagttttatttaatgatgCAAAAGAAGCAAAAGCTATAGAAGTCATGCAAAATGGTAAAATACTGATAATTAAAGCAAgacaagaaataataatatccgCTGGTGCAATAAACAGCCCGCAGCTATTGATGCTGCAGGGATCGGCCCAAAAGAGCATCTAA
- the LOC119629235 gene encoding ecdysone oxidase-like, whose product MAISVISESPNVGKNLQDHATVPLIITEDKSKVTFLQDVQTFTKINEMPAPCLIGFAAVNKTQTIPDYQILYYRFPVGTIIPVWICSFVYGLADSICISIAKAAQSKGVILALVVLLYPKSTGKVILKSKSPGEPPLIYTGYYSQDVDLEKHAKYIEDFLTLLDTKHMRKTHAQPLNLNVRQCKHHKFNTRKYWKCLALNVVTTLWHSVGTCAMGPEGVGVIDYKLRVHGVKKLRVIDASSMPKIVGGNTNAPTIMIADKGADIIKTDHGFIGHPDN is encoded by the coding sequence ATGGCTATTTCAGTTATCAGTGAATCACCAAACGTCGGAAAAAACTTACAAGACCATGCCACTGTTCCACTCATCATAACTGAAGATAAAAGCAAGGTCACTTTTTTACAAGATGTTCAAACGTTTACCAAAATAAATGAGATGCCCGCACCGTGTCTTATAGGATTCGCTGCGGTCAATAAAACGCAAACTATACCAGACTACCAAATACTTTATTACAGATTTCCCGTTGGTACCATAATTCCTGTTTGGATTTGTAGCTTTGTATATGGTTTGGCTGACAGCATTTGCATATCTATCGCGAAAGCAGCACAGAGCAAAGGTGTTATTTTAGCTCTTGTAGTTCTTTTGTATCCAAAATCAACTGGTAAAGTTATTCTTAAAAGCAAAAGCCCTGGCGAACCCCCCTTAATTTACACAGGCTATTATTCTCAAGACGTAGATTTAGAGAAGCATGCAAAATACATCGAAGACTTTTTGACTTTGCTCGATACAAAACACATGAGAAAAACTCACGCGCAACCTCTGAACCTAAATGTAAGGCAATGCAAGCATCACAAGTTTAATACTAGAAAATATTGGAAGTGTCTTGCTTTGAATGTAGTTACGACTCTCTGGCATTCTGTCGGTACTTGCGCTATGGGTCCTGAAGGAGTAGGTGTAATTGACTACAAACTGAGAGTACATGGTGTGAAGAAACTGAGAGTCATTGATGCCAGTTCGATGCCGAAGATAGTCGGTGGGAATACAAATGCTCCTACTATCATGATTGCTGATAAAGGAGCTGATATCATTAAAACTGATCACGGTTTTATTGGACACCCTGACAACTAA